Proteins found in one Hirundo rustica isolate bHirRus1 chromosome 9, bHirRus1.pri.v3, whole genome shotgun sequence genomic segment:
- the KANK4 gene encoding KN motif and ankyrin repeat domain-containing protein 4: protein MEKTEADGQPPKPDGDREQPRSLPYSLETPYGFHLDLDFLKYVDDIEKGNTIRRVHIHRRAKQPKFSTLPRNFSLPENGSRGCSAASPSKSWTSTCSFPQRKASLGEEPPRAPLLSEAAAEEPSYRRKALLAETRRQAEPGWPQDAPRARPQLLRASSMPEALPPGRSPPAGPSPLRSPPQRCPEQGGSEGTSRPSSEGSALTPPREMSSERGGSAGHPGGVVAGLGPGQPPWQNQQLQVVMESGAEEGDAGDAGGRPGVAGGEASPPAALQLAEENGSPAERGLSVSEMDLNVLKEGEERNAQAGGKKERGVPQAPDAGEPGGVTVLKQRIADLEEQLAKKKEELEQVRAVLEQQDHEIQEKEKSIKLLASSKAQLEEQLLQEKSKEAELRWRQGSGAVQRLDAAVNTELSQLTRVRQAQDKGVNVNIPLPTRSIGCGGHGADISAQAVEVGRGQGLAAAQGPSGEASTEAGLPAPCFTPLQIHEHPGDDNQNHQNHQKHQDSHGRSAAASKAGCGEDEPWEGLHEEGAPGHEDVPAVDPIGQYVKKIQELLQEQWLCLEHGYPELASAIKQPASKLSSIQNQLVNSLNSLLSAYSSQGPVDKENSNTHYQQLENFPTTSLKSIMKKKGYGFHAGGNGTKKNLQFVGVNGGYETTSSEDTSCDDSASDGDTETEAEGRAGDVEPEQAARDSREPSSGEKREDEDGDGEQEASAACSQHQAHRCKPSEDFLAACQLLSEHLPEIRSTSNKHLQHVLGSISQEWFQVSSHKSSSPEAVAAYLEALGDVQPQLLETVVNLPDRNGNTALHYSVSHSNFPVAKLLLDTGVCCLDLQNRAGYTAVMLTPLAAPETRQDMEVVMRLLKEGNVNLRAAQGGQTALMLGVSHDRDDMVRALLSCQADVNLQDEEGTTALMVACRQGNADIVRLLLAQPGCQVTLTDKGGNSALSLAHGDIAALLRAHIELSPSLSV from the exons ATGGAGAAGACAGAAG CAGATGGCCAGCCACCCAAACCCgacggggacagggagcagccccGCAGCCTCCCCTACTCCCTGGAGACACCCTACGGCTTCCACTTGGACCTCGACTTCCTGAAGTACGTGGACGACATCGAGAAAGGCAACACCATCCGGAGGGTCCACATCCACCGCAGAGCCAAGCAGCCCAAATTCAGCACCCTGCCCCGAAACTTCAGCCTGCCCGAGAACGGCTCCCGCGGCTGCTCCGCCGCCTCTCCCAGCAAGAGCTGGACCTCCACCTGCTCCTTCCCGCAGCGAAAGGCGTCCCTGGGGGAGGagcccccccgagccccgctGCTCTCCGAGGCGGCGGCCGAGGAGCCGAGCTACCGGAGGAAAGCGCTGCTGGCCGAGACGCGGCGGCAGGCGGAGCCGGGCTGGCCGCAGGATGCGCCGCGGGCGCGGCCGCAGCTGCTGCGAGCCTCCAGCATGCCCGAGGCGCTGCCCCCCGGCCGCAGCCCCCCGGCAGGACCCTCGCCCCTCCGGAGCCCTCCGCAGCGCTGCCCCGAGCAGGGAGGCTCCGAAGGCACCTCCCGCCCCAGCTCGGAGGGCTCGGCGTTAACCCCGCCGCGGGAGATGAGCTCGGAGCGGGGCGGCTCCGCAGGGCACCCCGGAGGGGTTGTGGCCGGGCTGGGCCCCGGGCAGCCCCCCTGGCAgaaccagcagctgcaggtggtgATGGAGAGCGGGGCCGAGGAGGGTGATGCCGGCGATGCCGGCGGCCGGCCCGGTGTAGCCGGGGGTGAAGCATCGCCACCGGCTGCGCTCCAGCTGGCAGAGGAGAACGGGAGCCCTGCGGAAAGGGGGCTGAGTGTGAGCGAGATGGATCTGAATGTGCTGAAGGAAGGTGAGGAGAGGAATGCCCAGGCTGGAGGCAAGAAGGAGAGAGGTGTTCCCCAGGCTCCTGACGCTGGAGAGCCCGGCGGGGTCACGGTGCTGAAGCAGCGGATCGCTgacctggaggagcagctggccAAGAAGAAAGAGGAGCTCGAGCAggtcagggcagtgctggagcagcaggatcaTGAGAtccaggagaaggagaagagcaTTAAGCTGCTGGCCAGCTCCAAAgcccagctggaggagcagctgctccaggagaagTCCAAAGAGGCTGAGCTGCGCTGGCggcagggcagcggggccgtgCAGCGCCTGGATGCCGCGGTGAACACCGAGCTCTCACAGCTGACACGGGTCCGGCAGGCCCAGGACAAAGGCGTCAACGTCAACATCCCGCTCCCCACCAGGTCCATCGGCTGCGGCGGGCACGGGGCAGACATCAGCGCGCAGGCCGTGGAGgtgggcagagggcagggactgGCCGCAGCACAGGGACCTTCTGGTGAAGCCAGCACGGAGGCTGGGCTTCCTGCTCCATGCTTCACCCCGCTGCAGATCCACGAGCACCCCGGCGACGACAACCAGAACCACCAGAACCACCAGAAGCACCAGGATTCCCATGGCAGGAGCGCAGCCGCCAGCAAGGCAGGCTGTGGAGAAGATGAACCTTGGGAAGGGCTGCATGAGGAAGGTGCCCCTGGCCACGAGGACGTGCCGGCTGTGGACCCCATCGGCCAATATGTGAAAAAgatccaggagctcctgcaggagcagtggcTGTGTTTGGAGCACGGGTACCCCGAGCTGGCCAGCGCTATCAAGCAGCCGGCCTCCAAGCTCAGCTCCATCCAGAACCAATTAGTTAATTCCCTCAactccctgctctctgcctaCTCCTCGCAGGGGCCCGTGGATAAGGAGAATTCCAACACACACTATCAACAGTTGG AAAACTTTCCAACCACAAGTCTTAAATCCAtcatgaaaaagaaaggttATGGTTTCCATGCAGGAGGCAATGGGACCAAAAAGAATCTCCAGTTTGTTGGGGTAAATGGTGG CTACGAGACCACGTCAAGCGAAGACACGAGCTGCGACGACAGCGCGTCCGACGGCGACACCGAGACCGAGGCCGAGGGCAGAGCCGGGGACGTGGAGCCCGAGCAGGCTGCAAGGGACAGCAGAGAGCCTTCCTCGGGGGAGAAGCGCGAGGATGAGGATGGTGATGGCGAGCAGGAGGCATCAGCAGCCTGCTCTCAGCACCAGGCTCACAG ATGCAAACCCTCCGAAGATTTCCttgctgcctgccagctcctcaGTGAACACCTCCCAGAAATCAGGAGCACAAGCAACAAGCATCtg CAGCACGTCCTCGGCTCCATCTCCCAGGAGTGGTTCCAGGTGTCCAGCCACAAGTCTTCCAGCCCGGAGGCGGTGGCAGCGTACCTGGAGGCGCTGGGGGAcgtccagccccagctcctggagacCGTGGTCAACCTGCCTGACAGGAATGGCAACACCGCTCTCCACTACAGCGTGTCCCACTCCAACTTCCCGGTTGCAAAGCTCCTGCTGGACACGG GCGTGTGCTGCCTGGACCTGCAGAACCGTGCCGGCTACACGGCCGTGATGCTCACGCCGCTGGCGGCGCCCGAAACCCGCCAGGACATGGAGGTGGTGATGAGGCTGCTGAAGGAGGGAAATGTCAACCTGAGAGCTGCCCAG GGAGGCCAGACCGCCCTGATGCTGGGGGTCAGCCACGACAGGGACGACATGGTGCgagccctgctgtcctgccAGGCCGACGTCAACCTGCAGGACGAGGAGGGGACCACGGCCCTGATGGTGGCCTGTCGCCAGGGCAACGCCGACATCGtcaggctgctcctggcccagcctggctgccaggTCACCCTGACCGACAAG GGTGGGAACTCGGCGCTGTCGCTGGCACACGGGGACATCGCCGCGCTCCTGCGAGCCCACATCGAGCTCAGCCCGTCCCTCTCGGTGTGA